Proteins encoded within one genomic window of Psilocybe cubensis strain MGC-MH-2018 chromosome 2, whole genome shotgun sequence:
- a CDS encoding Alkaline serine protease (Alkaline serine protease ver112), translating into MQFFTAILLAVSLVLPTTLAAPRPLRAVQRFSGETSGKYIVKFKSGASRKNFIQKHGLKNKVAEWDLLNGFAGNFDDAVLDELRLDEDVEYIAEDGIMHTMATVTQTNAPWGLQRISQDAKLSSTSTTALTYTYKYDSTAGAGVDIYVVDTGIYTAHSDFGGRARWGASFNNLGNSDGNGHGTHCAGTAGGTRYGVAKAANLIAVKVLSDSGSGATSGIVSGLNWVLTQARASGRPSVVSMSLGGSASTALDNAVTSLTAAGVHVVVAAGNSNTNAANTSPARAPSAITVGASTIGDVRSSFSNYGAVVDIFAPGTGITSTWIGSTTATNNISGTSMATPHVAGLVAYLIAKDGNVSPAAMATKLQSLAVKGVLTSIPSGTVNSLANNS; encoded by the exons ATGCAATTCTTCACTGCCATCCTTCTCGCTGTCTCACTGGTGCTCCCCACCACCCTCGCTGCACCTCGCCCTTTGCGCGCAGTGCAGAGGTTCAGCGGAGAGACTTCTGGCAAATACATtgtcaagttcaagtcaGGCGCTTCGAGGAAGAACTTCATCCAGAAGCACGGCCTCAAGAACAAGGTTGCTGAGTGGGACCTCCTCAACGGCTTCGCTG GCAACTTCGACGATGCCGTTCTCGACGAGCTCCGCCTCGACGAGGATGTTGAGTACATTGCTGAGGATGGTATCATGCACACCATGGCTACCGTTACCCA AACCAACGCTCCTTGGGGCCTCCAGCGTATCAGCCAGGATGCCAAGCTCAGCAGCACCTCTACCAC CGCTTTGACCTACACTTACAAGTATGATTCCACTGCCGGAGCTGGCGTTGACATCTACGTTGTTG ACACTGGTATCTACACCGCCCAC TCCGACTTCGGTGGTCGTGCTCGCTGGGGAGCTAGCTTCAACAACCTTGGCAACTCCGATGGAAATGGCCACGGAACTCACTGCGC TGGAACTGCCGGTGGTACTCGCTATGGTGTTGCTAAG GCTGCCAACCTCATTGCTGTTAAGGTCTTGAGCGACTCTGGATCTGGTGCTACCTCAGGAAT TGTCTCTGGATTGAACTGGGTCTTGACTCAGGCTAGGGCTTCTGGTCGTCCCTCTGTTGTCTCCATGTCTCTCGGTGGAAGTGCCTCCACTGCTCTCGATAACGCCGTCACCAGT CTCACTGCCGCCGGTGTCcatgtcgtcgtcgctgcCGGAAactccaacaccaacgcTGCCAACACCTCCCCTGCTCGTGCTCCCTCTGCCATCACCGTCGGTGCCAGCACAATCGGTGACGTCAGGAGCTCCTTCTCCAACTACGGTGCCGTCGTCGACATCTTCGCCCCCGGAACTGGCATTACCTCCACCTGGATTGgctccaccaccgccacaaACAACATCTCTGGAACCTCCATGGCCACTCCCCATGTTGCAGGTCTCGTCGCCTACTTGATTGCCAAGGATGGCAACGTTTCCCCCGCTGCCATGGCTACTAAGCTCCAGAGCTTGGCTGTTAAGGGTGTTTTGACCTCCATCC CTTCTGGCACCGTCAACTCCCTTGCCAACAACTCCTAA
- a CDS encoding Anditomin synthesis protein L codes for MQPENQWNSEDSRTTLLREEGESMKRKIRSVWAGFVEFALRDNVLEVAVGLIIATAFTGVVNSLVTDVILPPISLLPFMSRNLEEKFLVLRKGPHYLKPHGYNTRQQAVDDGAVVLTYGVFIDQFVNFIGIGLVLYTIANVYGYFSRDSIIRHTVKCTYCRKEISSKAKRCPMCTSWLDGREDVETSALPLSRPGQA; via the exons ATGCAGCCCGAAAATCAATGGAACTCAGAGGATTCTCGGACAACCTTGCTCCGCGAAGAAGGGGAATCTATGAAACGCAAAATTAGGAGTGTATGGGCAGGCTTTGTGGAGTTTGCTCTCAGGGACAATGTGCTCGAAGTCGCGGTTGGTCTAAT AATTGCCACTGCGTTTACAGGCGTCGTCAACTCACTCGTTACTGATGTTATCCTGCCTCCTATATCGCTGCTCCCTTTCATGTCCCGTAATCTCGAAGAGAAATTCCTGGTTCTGAGGAAGGGACCTCACTATTTGAAGCCTCATGGATATAACACACGACAACAAGCTGTGGACGATGGAGCTGTCGTTCTCACTTACGG GGTTTTCATCGACCAATTCGTCAACTTCATTGGCATTGGTCTTGTGCTGTACACAATTGCGAATGTTTATGGATATTTCAGCCGTGATTCCATCATTCGACACACAGTCAAGTGCACTTATTGTAGGAAGGAGATCAGTTCCAAG GCTAAGCGATGCCCAATGTGCACAAGCTGGCTAGATGGTCGGGAAGACGTAGAGACCAGCGCTTTACCCTTGTCACGTCCAGGACAGGCATAA